TTTAATTAAAGCTACTGTAAATCAAGTTTTTAGTTTTTTTAGTAGTGGTAATTTTATTGTGTTATTTCCAAGAATGGATCTTAAAGGTTTTGGATATATTCCGCAATTATTCTTTATAGAACCAAAAGGCGACCTTATAATTAGAACATATAGTACTAGTTGTTCAAAACGTCCAGTTATTAATTACTACACACGTAAAGCGGAATATGTTACCTACAACCCTGTACTAAATAGTGAAGTTATTTCAATTACTGGTGGCGTTTTAACTAGCATTTATAAAGAGATGCTATCACCTTTAAAAATGACTCCTTTTGGTAATTCATTATTACAGTATGATAGTAATTTTGTAAAAGAACAATTAGCTAATAGAATTGAGGCCGGTGTACCATTTACCGCATACAGCCCCACTTTTCAATTTAAAGAACTAGTTATCCTAACTTCTGTTACATTTAAAGATACTCCATATATTGATGAAATTGAGATTAATTTAAATATTGAAGTTGTAAAAACCTTTACACTAAATGAGTATAAAGGATAATACTATGTATAGACTACTTAAATATGATTTTTTAGTTGAATTTTATAACGCTACTACCCTAAAGAATAGTATTGGTGGTGGTATACCTGAAGTACATCCTAAAGTTGTAATTAAAACTGAATGGGGCGTTCATGTTGATATAAGTATTAATGATGTATTATCCAATCACAACATAATTGCAAGTAAACAAGCTAAACTACAAATTTGGAACCTGCCTTTAACTTTTAATGATGAGATTAAAGTGAATGATATTGTAAAGATTTATTACAAAAAATTTGCTGATGAAAAAGCATATGACTTTATCATGGGTGGGTATTTAGGTGTACCAATGAGTACAGACTATGCTAGTGGTGATTTTTCCGTTGAATATGAAATTCATTTAGTATCTAAAAGTAATTTTTACAATAGAGAGCTCAATAAAGAATTTAAAGGTATGCGGGTTGTTGACGCTATTTCTTTTGTATTTGAAAATAAAGCTATAATTAAATTAAGCCAAAAAGACCAAAACAGAGTAATAGATGAAAGCTTTTATGCAAAAACCCCTAAAGAATTTATAGAAAAACTCACTAAAAAATATGTATCAAATATTAAAACTGATGTCGGCCTAATTACAAGTGATGTTGATTGTAATTTTATATTCTCTAATATAGAGCCCACACCTGTCCTTGATAAAGCTAGGTATGTGCCCCTAGAAGACTATGGACTTGAATTTATTCCTCAACAAGAAATATCATTTGCTACCAATCGCAATTACTCTATAATTTTTTGGAATGCCAAATTAACCTATACTCATAAATTAAGAATTGGTGATAAAGTTAGTTTTAAAGATGCACTTAGTAATTTAATTAAATGTACAATAGATCAAACCAATGCCACGCTAAGTAATACTGGTGAGTGTTCACTTAGTCTTAAATTACACGATGACTCCAACCATGTACCACGAATAACTAAAAAAATCTCATAATAAACTGTGAGAAATTTGAAAAAAACAGCCTACTACAAGATTTAAAGAAATAATTTAATTATAAGTTTAAATAAAAAATACTACACAATTTAAAATTTAAAGGAATAACTAATAAATAATTTAGAAAAATCCTGTAATAAGCTGTAAAAAACTGTTTAAAAAATCACAGCCTACTACAGGTTTTTAAGAGAATAAATACAAATTTATTGTAAATAAAAGGATACTACAGAATTTCAAATTTAAAGGAATAGCTAACAAATAACCTAGAAAAATCCTGTAGTGGACTGTAAAAGCGATGAAAATTATAATCTACTACAAGATAGGTTTAGATATAAGATATAAAAATAAGGTATGTAAATAAAAGATACTACAGAATTTCAAATTTAAAGGAATAACTAGCAAATAATTTAAAAATCCTATAATAAGCTCTGAAAAAAAATCACAGCCCACTATAAGATTTAGTTCGATGTAAATATCTTTAATACAGATGTAAACAACATTAGTACAAAGTATATAAAAGATACTACAAAATTTTTAAATTTAAAGGAATAACTAGCAAATAAATTAGAAAAATCCTATAATAAGCTGTAAAGAAATTACTAAAACTTGCAACCTACTATAAGATTAAATGAAGTAAATGAACTATGTCTTATTAGTTATTTTATTACAAAATTTAAAATTTAAAGGGTATATATATGAGCAATGATACTAATTATGAACTCTATAGAATAAACCAACGTCTTAAAGGCTCCCTGCTTGCTCAAGAAGACATAAAGGTATTTCTTAATGAAAACATTTTCATATCACGTATTGGAACAATAAAAGAATTTGATAGTAATACCCAGAAAGGAATAGTTTTACTTAAGGAATACGAAGGACTTGCTATACACACTTGCAACATTGCTAGTGTAAATTATTTCCTAAAGACAGGAGACGAGGTTATACTACTGCAAAGTAGTATTAATATTTTCAATACGGATGATAATAACTATTTTGATCAAAATTATTACTATATACTAAGACCAGTTGATCTTAGCAAGCAAAAGATTGAAGTTAAAGCTGGTAAGGTTGCTATACGCTCAAGCGACCCTATAGAAATTAGTACAAGCCTTGCTAATTTAAAAGAGAGTTTTAAACAAATTGTTTCAACGCTTGAGGAAGTAGTTGATGCATTGTTTAACCTTAAGGTAATAGGTCAAGCAGAAATTGATCCAACTTTTCGTGTATTTTATGTAAATAAAATAAGATATAGTCTTGAACGAATCATGCCTCTAGTTAATAACACATTAAAGTAAATTGTTAATAAAACATTAAAGTAAATTTTTTGTCAAGTTTATGATATAATATATGTATTTAAAATTTGTTGGGAATTTATGGATTTAAAGATAAATGACAAGTTTGATCTAGTATTTGGAAGTGATTTAATGCTTGTTGATACTATTTTAGAACAAAAACAAAGATTGTTTTTATTCCTAAAAATCCCAAAAGGGAGCCTGCAGTATGCTCCCCATCATGGATTCGAGTATATGTTGTTTTTGCGATTTTGCAAAATTGGCAATTTAGAAATTATTAAAACCTACTTTTTAAATATAGCACAAGAATTAAAAATTGACCTTGTTAATGTTGAGGCAACTTTTAATGAGGGTTGTGTGCGTGTCGAGTTTTATTTCGTTGGTGATACTTTAGTTATGGACTTTGCTGTATGAGTATCCTACTAGTTATGGACTTTGCTATATGAGCATACTATTTGATCCAAACTTCGGTGCAGTTAAACAATCAATTAAGGATATAGTCAATCAAAAACGAGAATACCTTAAGACTATGCATAATATTGATATTACAGATGATCACAGTTCCATTTATAACATAATAGCTAATTCACTAGCTTTACTTGAAGTAGA
This is a stretch of genomic DNA from Candidatus Borreliella tachyglossi. It encodes these proteins:
- a CDS encoding DUF693 family protein, coding for MYRLLKYDFLVEFYNATTLKNSIGGGIPEVHPKVVIKTEWGVHVDISINDVLSNHNIIASKQAKLQIWNLPLTFNDEIKVNDIVKIYYKKFADEKAYDFIMGGYLGVPMSTDYASGDFSVEYEIHLVSKSNFYNRELNKEFKGMRVVDAISFVFENKAIIKLSQKDQNRVIDESFYAKTPKEFIEKLTKKYVSNIKTDVGLITSDVDCNFIFSNIEPTPVLDKARYVPLEDYGLEFIPQQEISFATNRNYSIIFWNAKLTYTHKLRIGDKVSFKDALSNLIKCTIDQTNATLSNTGECSLSLKLHDDSNHVPRITKKIS
- a CDS encoding DUF777 family protein, with translation MSNDTNYELYRINQRLKGSLLAQEDIKVFLNENIFISRIGTIKEFDSNTQKGIVLLKEYEGLAIHTCNIASVNYFLKTGDEVILLQSSINIFNTDDNNYFDQNYYYILRPVDLSKQKIEVKAGKVAIRSSDPIEISTSLANLKESFKQIVSTLEEVVDALFNLKVIGQAEIDPTFRVFYVNKIRYSLERIMPLVNNTLK
- a CDS encoding DUF792 family protein — its product is MDKHEILHLIKATVNQVFSFFSSGNFIVLFPRMDLKGFGYIPQLFFIEPKGDLIIRTYSTSCSKRPVINYYTRKAEYVTYNPVLNSEVISITGGVLTSIYKEMLSPLKMTPFGNSLLQYDSNFVKEQLANRIEAGVPFTAYSPTFQFKELVILTSVTFKDTPYIDEIEINLNIEVVKTFTLNEYKG